The Tessaracoccus aquimaris sequence GTGCTCTCATGGCGCTACCTGTTGAGCCAGGCGTGGGACACCCAGGACCATGTCGGCGGCCGGGAACTGGTCAAGGTGACCATCTACCGGCTGCGGCACCGGCTCGGCCATCCGGCCGCCGAGTTGGTGCAGACCGTCCGCGGCGAGGGCTACAGGCTCGGGGCCGAGGCCGGGTAACGGGGCCGTTACCAACCGTTACGCCAGCGTAGGGCGCTGTCACCGGGTCCCTTCGTATCCTGAGGGCGACGGAGAGGTCCGTCACTGACACGATGAAGTGGAGATCAAGTGAGCCTCAAGAAGATTCTGGCCGCGGCCTCGGGCATCGCCCTCGCTGCGACGATGGCGGCCTGTTCGCAGGAGAGCGCCGGCCCGACCGGTGGCGAGGGAAGCGGCGGGAGCGGAAGCCTGACGGTCGTCTGCGGCGCCCAGGAGGACTGGTGCCAGGCGGTGACGAAGGCGTTCACCGAGAAGAGCGGAATCCAGACCGACTACGTCCGGCTGTCCAGTGGTGAGACGGTCGCCCGCCTCGGTGCGTCCAAGGACAGCCCCGAGTTCGACGTGTGGCACGGCGGCCCCAGCGACGGCTTCGAGGCCGCGGACGAGGCGGGTCTGATCGAGCGCTACACCTCCGATGCGACCGCGGCGATCCCGGACACCTACAAGAGCGCGGACGGCACCTGGACCGGCGTGTACGTCGGGGTGCTCGGGTTCTGCTCAAACTCGAAGGTGCTCGACAAGATCGGCGCCGGGGCACCCGAGTCGTGGGCCGACCTGGTCAAGCCCGAGTTCAAGAAGCAGATCGGCACCGCACACCCGGCGACCTCCGGGACCGCCTACACGACGCTGTGGACGCAGATGGTGCTGCACGACATGGACGAGGCTGCGACCTTCGACTACATGCGCCAGCTCAACAACAACGTTCTGCAGTACTCGAAGTCGGGCACTGCGCCGGGCCAGCAGGCAGGCCGGGCGGAGATCGCCACCGGTCTGGTGTTCACCCACGACTGTGTGAAGTACTACAAGGAGGGCATGACCGACCTCGTCGTGACCACCCCGAGCGAGGGCACCGGCTACGAGGTCGGCGGCGTCGGCATCATCAAGAACTCGCAGAACCTGGACGCGGCCAAGCAGTACGTCGACTTCGCCGTCAGCGTCGAGGCACAGGAGATCGGCCCGAGCGTCGGCTCCTACCAGGTGCCGACCAACCCGGACACCCCGACCACCGAGGACATGCTGAACCTCGACGAGGTCACGCTGATCGACTACGACTCCAGCGCGGCCGGAGCGATGAAGGCCTACCTGGTGTCGAAGTTCGACTCCGAAGTGGCCACGGCTCCCAAGTCATGACCGCCACCACCCTGAAGGCGTCGCTGGGGCCCGAACCCCAGCGACGCAGGCGGCGGCCCTCCATGAAGCGCCCCTCCCTGATCGTCGCCATCGGCCTCGTCGCGACCGCCCTGATCGTCGGCGTCGGCCTCCTGTATCCGCTCGCGAAGGTGATCGGACTCACCTTCTCGACCGAGGGCCTCACCGTCCTCGGTCGCATGTTCACCAACCCGGTCAACCGGCAGACGATCACCAACACCGTCGTGCTGGGCGTGCTCGTGGCCGTGATCGGCACCGCCATCGCGTTCCTGTTCGCCTACGTCCAGGCTCGGCTCGACGTCCCGGGCAAGAAGATCCTGCACCTGCTGGCCATCCTGCCCGTCGTGAGCCCACCGTTCGCGCTGGCCTCGAGCGTCATCGTGCTGTTCGGTCGCAACGGCCTGATCACGAACAAGTTGCTCGGTCTCGAGGTCGACATCTACGGCCTCGACGGCCTGACGCTCGTGCTGGCACTCTCGTTCTTCCCCGTCATCTACATGTCGCTGCTCGGCATGATGCAGCGGCTGGACCCGTCGCTCGACCAGGCGGCCACCAACCTCGGCGCGAGCAAGGCGAAGGTGTTCTTCACCGTCACGCTCCCTCTGATGCTCCCTGGCATCGCGAGCGGCGTCCTGCTGCTCTTCGTCGAGGCGATCGCCGACCTGGCGAACCCGCTGGTCCTCGGAGGCGACTTCACCGTCCTGTCCTCCCGCGCCTACCTCGCCATCACCGGCGAGTACGACGTGACGGCGGGCTCGGTGTATTCGATCTCGCTGCTGGTGCCTGCGCTGCTGGTGTTCCTCCTGCAGCGGTTCTGGGTGGAGCGGAAGTCGACCGTCACCGTCACCGGTAAGCCGAGCGGCTCTCCCCTGCTGCAGCGCGGCCCGGTCGCCTGGGTCGCCTACGGTGCGACGGTCTTCATCGCGCTACTGATCCTCGTGATCTACGCGACGATCATCTACGGCGGTTTCGCGAAGGTCCCAGGCGTCAACTGGGCACCGACGCTGGCCAACTACAAGTTCGTCCTCACCGGCATCGGGTCCGAGGCCATCATCGACACGACGGTCATGTCGATCATCGCGGCACCGATCGCGAGCCTGCTCGGCATCATGATCGCCTGGCTGACCGTCACGAAGCTGAAGAAGACGGCAGGGTTCGTCGACTTCGTCGCCATGCTCGGCATCGCCGTGCCAGGCACGGTGCTGGGCATCGGCGTGCTGCTCGCGTTCCGGCCGAAGAACCTCGTCGGAGGCGTGACGGTGCTCCCCTCACTGGCAGGCGGCGCCGCCGTCGCAGGCGGGGCGATCGCGATCATCCTGGTCTTCGTGCTGCGCTCGTTGCCGGCCGCGGTCCGCTCAGGCACCGGCTCGCTGAAGCAGATCCACGGCTCCATCGAGGAGGCCTCCGCCTCCCTCGGCGCTAGCGAGGGAACCACCTTCCGGCTGGTCACCCTCCCGCTCGTCGCTCCCGCCCTGGTCGCGGGGCTGACGTTCGCGATCGCCCGATGCATGACGACGCTGTCGCCGATCGTTTTCCTCACCACCCCACGGACGAAGGTGATGACCAGCCAGATCCTGGCAGAGGTCGACGCCGGCCGCTTCGGCAACGCCTTCGCCTACTGCACCCTGCTGATGATCATCGTCCTGATCTTCATCGGTGGCGTGAACCTCATGAACAAGAAGATGACAGGCAAGCCCGCGCCGAGCGGAACGGCCATGGCCGCTAAGGAACTGACGTGACCACCACACTCAAGCCCGACACCGCTGTGCGCGGCGCCCTCGAACTGAAGTCCCTCGTCAAGCGTTACGACGGAGCCGATGAGAACGCGGTCGACGGAATCGACCTCGACATCCTTCCCGGCGAGTTCATCACGCTGCTCGGCCCCTCGGGTTGCGGCAAGACCACGACCCTGCGGATGATCGCCGGCTTCGAGGAGCCAACCGCCGGCAGCATCGACCTCGACGGCGCAGACCTTGTGCGGATGCGCCCGAACAAGCGCCCGATCGCGATGGTGTTCCAGAACTACGCCCTGTTCCCCCACATGACGGTGGCGCAGAACGTCGGCTACGGCCTGCGGATGCAGAAGTGGAAGCCGAGCGCGATCAACGAGGCAGTCGAGGTGGCCCTCGCGTCGATGAACCTCACGGGCATGCAGGACCGCTCGCCGCACCAGCTCTCCGGTGGCCAGCAGCAGCGCGTGGCACTGGCCCGCGCCATGGTGCTCCGGCCCTCGTTGATGCTGTTCGACGAGCCCCTGTCGAACCTCGACGCCAAGCTGCGCGACCACATGCGCACGGAGATCCGTCAGCTGCAGCAGCGGCTCGGGATCACCAGCATCTACGTGACGCATGACCAGGCCGAGGCGATGAGCCTCTCCGACCGGATCGTCGTGATGAGCAAGGGCCGCATCGAGCAGCTCGACACCCCGGCGGAGGTCTACAACTCCCCCGCGACGTCGTTCGTGGCCGACTTCATCGGGCGCGCCAGCTTCCTGCGCACCCCGGTACTCGGCGAGGAGGGCGATCTTCGACGGGTCAAGGCGTTCGGCCGCGAGTACCTGGTGCGTTCGCATCCCGATGTCGGCCGCGACGGCCTGCTGGTCCTGCGTCCCGAGGGCGTTGCGGTCGAGGCGTCCGAGTCGGAGGCAGACGGCACCGTGGTTTCCGCCATGTACTTCGGGCCCAACGTCGAGTATGAGGTCGACACCGCCGAGGGCAAGATCCTCGTCTCGGTGGCCAACCCCGACCCTCGCGACCTGCTCGAGGTCGCGACAAGGGTGAAGTTGTCGCTCACCAACAACAAGGCGTACCTGCTGCCCGACCAGCCGGCCAGCGCCTCCTGATCTCCGAGGCCACGCCGACCCGGTGCCGGGAGGCACAACCCTTCCGGGTCGGCGTGGCCTCGGGCCGCACCAACAACGGGGGTCGGCCCTACTCGCGCAGCGGCCAGGTCCCGCAGGGGGTGAGTTCGTAGCGGTAGCCGAGCGGGCTCTCCCAGACGAGCACGTCGGGCCCGCGCTGGAGCGACTTCCAGGCCCTCGCCGTCTTGGCCCGATGGGCCCGACGGTTGAGCGGGACGAGGTTGCCGAGCCGGGTCTGCGCCCGGTACCCCTCCCGCCACGGCACCGTGTGGTCGAGATCGAGCCTCCGAGAACTGCGGTTGGAGTACGGGAACATCTCCGTCGGCATGACGATCTCCACCGCACGCTTGAGCTGCGCACCGGGCTCATACCCATCAGACGGATCCAGGTCGGCGAGGTCGATCACCGGATGAACCGTCACCTTTGCCTCCCCGAGCAACTCCCCCAGCAGCCGGCTGGTGATCCAGCCAGCCTTGTCGACCCGCGCGGCGGGCGGGAGGCCACCGACCGAATCGGCGTGGATGTGAACGGCGAGCCCGAGCTCGGGCCGGTAGACCTTGGAGGGTCGGGGTCGTGCCGCCTCGTGGTGTTCAGGGTCGCCCGGCAGGGTGGGTTGGTCGCCGCTCTGCAGCAGGGCGAGCGCTTGCGCGGGGTTCGCGAGGATCCCGAGCGCCTTCGCCCGCCGCTGCTGCAGCGTCAACCCGGGGAACCGGTCTTCGAGCAGCCTCGCCACCCGCGTCGCCGTGACGTCGAGGCTGCGCGCATCGAGCACATCAAGCCTGCCGGTGAGGTTCATGCACCCGTCGAAGAGGCCCCACACATGGACGCCGCGGTCTTCGCGCGCGAGCCGCTCGCGCTCTTGTGCGGCGGCACGGTCAGCCTCGATGATCAGCTTGTCCAGCAGGTTGAAGGTGGCCGTCCAGCCCAGAGCGTCCTGCCGCGGCAGCCAGCGCAGCGTCACAGCTTCGGCAACCTCGGGCCGGAGGTGAGCGCACCTGGCCGCGGCCTTGACCGCCCGCGACGCCTCGACCTTCAGCTCCACCACTGCGGCGAACAGCTTCGGGTGCCGGTGCTTGAGGTTGAGCGCCTCGATGAGCCGGTGACCCGCCGCATGGGGGCTGCACTCAAGCAGCCCTGCCAGCTCGAGGCTCAGGAACTCGGAGACGAGGGGCGTGCCCTCGGCGCCGACCCGGATCCGCTTCTCGGCGAGGACGGCGAGCAGTTCGTCGGTGTCGACGCGGTAGCACTCGGCGAGCTCGCAGATCGAGGCCAGCAGATCTGCCTCTGCCCGGCGACGGCACGTCACGGCCGAGCGGATCGCCTCCGCCTGCTCCCTCGCCATTGCCTCCATGACTTCACGCTACAGACAGGGTCTGACAATTCTGCTGCGCTGAGTCTCGATGTGTGAAGGTCCGATCGTTCCGTGCAGCTTCGAGTCCCAGAGTCGCCCACAGCGCTGGGAAGCCACGATGTTCGAAAACAGATAGGTGCGCTAGACCGGGTCTCGGGCGATCGCTGCACCGGAGACTGGGAGCCATCCCTACTCAGCAGGGGGTGACGATAGATCCGTCTCGGCTGCCAGCAATCGCCCAGCCTGGGAATCGAGACATAGCCCTTTCGCCACCCAATGTTCCGCATGTTCCGCCGTACAGTGTGGACCGATCGGTTGCGACACTTGCGAGACTCCACGCCGAAGACAAGGCTGCGGATCTGGCTCCTGTCTGCCAATCGCCACCTGCGCATGACTCATCAAGGATTCCGTCCATGGCTCCGACCTCGGCGGTCACCGTCTTGGAGTCGCACCGTTGCGTGAGTTGCCCCTTCTCCTGGATCCCAGTACCGAGCAGCCCGACCACTCTGGCCATTGCCCAGCACGTTCTCAAGATCAGCCCTAGTTTGCCGATACATCCGAACCCGCGACTCGTTCCCAACGAACGGAGTCTCCAGACACCGGCGCGGATCAAGCTACCTTCGGGTGACCACGCCGAGCGCCGTCTCTCCTCGCGCAACCAGGACCGTACCCTGCCTGTCCGTCCTCGCGACGGTCATGCCGAGGCCCTCGGCCAGGTCGATCGCCGCCTTCGCCGGGTGACCGTAGTCGTTGTGGGGACTACGTGGTGCACATCGACACCGCCCGGAGAGTAGAGCCCCTAGAGTGGTGTAGCCCCCACAGTGGCCGTGGCCGTCGATGACGGCAGGGCGGTCACCGTGGGATCCTTCGAGTTCATCTCTCACAACTCTCTCAAAGGAAATCAACCACGATGACCGCTCCTCATATTGTCGACCCCGCCCGCGTGCTGGGCAACCTGCTGACCGAAGCATCCCCGGACATGATGCGCCAGCTCCTGCAGAACATGATCAACGCCCTCCTCTCGGCTGACGCCGATCTGGTGTGCGGCGCCGAGTGGGGACAGCCTTCCGCGGGGCGGGTTGCGCAGCGCAACGGCTACCGCCACCGCCCTCTGGATACCCGTGTCGGCACCGTTGATGTTGCCGTCCCCAAACTGCGCTCCGGAACCTACTTCCCCGAGTGGCTCTTGGAGCGCCGCAAACGTACCGAAGCGGCGCTGATCACGGTGATCGCCGACTGCTACCTCGCCGGAGTGTCGACCCGTCGGATGGACAAACTCGTCAAGACCCTCGGGATCGACGGCCTGTCGAAGTCCCAGGTCTCCCGCATGGCCACCGACCTCGATGAGCACGTTGCGCAGTTCCGACACCGCCCCTTGGGCGAGGCGGGCCCGTTCACCTTCGTCGCCGCCGACGCGTTGACGATGAAGGTCCGAGAAGGCGGCAGGGTGACCAACGCCGTGGTCCTCGTCGCGACCGGT is a genomic window containing:
- a CDS encoding ABC transporter substrate-binding protein, giving the protein MSLKKILAAASGIALAATMAACSQESAGPTGGEGSGGSGSLTVVCGAQEDWCQAVTKAFTEKSGIQTDYVRLSSGETVARLGASKDSPEFDVWHGGPSDGFEAADEAGLIERYTSDATAAIPDTYKSADGTWTGVYVGVLGFCSNSKVLDKIGAGAPESWADLVKPEFKKQIGTAHPATSGTAYTTLWTQMVLHDMDEAATFDYMRQLNNNVLQYSKSGTAPGQQAGRAEIATGLVFTHDCVKYYKEGMTDLVVTTPSEGTGYEVGGVGIIKNSQNLDAAKQYVDFAVSVEAQEIGPSVGSYQVPTNPDTPTTEDMLNLDEVTLIDYDSSAAGAMKAYLVSKFDSEVATAPKS
- a CDS encoding ABC transporter permease → MTATTLKASLGPEPQRRRRRPSMKRPSLIVAIGLVATALIVGVGLLYPLAKVIGLTFSTEGLTVLGRMFTNPVNRQTITNTVVLGVLVAVIGTAIAFLFAYVQARLDVPGKKILHLLAILPVVSPPFALASSVIVLFGRNGLITNKLLGLEVDIYGLDGLTLVLALSFFPVIYMSLLGMMQRLDPSLDQAATNLGASKAKVFFTVTLPLMLPGIASGVLLLFVEAIADLANPLVLGGDFTVLSSRAYLAITGEYDVTAGSVYSISLLVPALLVFLLQRFWVERKSTVTVTGKPSGSPLLQRGPVAWVAYGATVFIALLILVIYATIIYGGFAKVPGVNWAPTLANYKFVLTGIGSEAIIDTTVMSIIAAPIASLLGIMIAWLTVTKLKKTAGFVDFVAMLGIAVPGTVLGIGVLLAFRPKNLVGGVTVLPSLAGGAAVAGGAIAIILVFVLRSLPAAVRSGTGSLKQIHGSIEEASASLGASEGTTFRLVTLPLVAPALVAGLTFAIARCMTTLSPIVFLTTPRTKVMTSQILAEVDAGRFGNAFAYCTLLMIIVLIFIGGVNLMNKKMTGKPAPSGTAMAAKELT
- a CDS encoding ABC transporter ATP-binding protein, whose product is MTTTLKPDTAVRGALELKSLVKRYDGADENAVDGIDLDILPGEFITLLGPSGCGKTTTLRMIAGFEEPTAGSIDLDGADLVRMRPNKRPIAMVFQNYALFPHMTVAQNVGYGLRMQKWKPSAINEAVEVALASMNLTGMQDRSPHQLSGGQQQRVALARAMVLRPSLMLFDEPLSNLDAKLRDHMRTEIRQLQQRLGITSIYVTHDQAEAMSLSDRIVVMSKGRIEQLDTPAEVYNSPATSFVADFIGRASFLRTPVLGEEGDLRRVKAFGREYLVRSHPDVGRDGLLVLRPEGVAVEASESEADGTVVSAMYFGPNVEYEVDTAEGKILVSVANPDPRDLLEVATRVKLSLTNNKAYLLPDQPASAS
- a CDS encoding HNH endonuclease signature motif containing protein, with the translated sequence MEAMAREQAEAIRSAVTCRRRAEADLLASICELAECYRVDTDELLAVLAEKRIRVGAEGTPLVSEFLSLELAGLLECSPHAAGHRLIEALNLKHRHPKLFAAVVELKVEASRAVKAAARCAHLRPEVAEAVTLRWLPRQDALGWTATFNLLDKLIIEADRAAAQERERLAREDRGVHVWGLFDGCMNLTGRLDVLDARSLDVTATRVARLLEDRFPGLTLQQRRAKALGILANPAQALALLQSGDQPTLPGDPEHHEAARPRPSKVYRPELGLAVHIHADSVGGLPPAARVDKAGWITSRLLGELLGEAKVTVHPVIDLADLDPSDGYEPGAQLKRAVEIVMPTEMFPYSNRSSRRLDLDHTVPWREGYRAQTRLGNLVPLNRRAHRAKTARAWKSLQRGPDVLVWESPLGYRYELTPCGTWPLRE